The DNA region CGTCGCCGATGAGCGCAAAAGGTCCCACCGGGATGTCTCCACCGAACTCGTCGGCGATCATCGTGAGTACGCACGGGATGGGCTCGCCGCGCGCGGCCCACGCCGTGGCGTAAGTGGAGTGGGTGTGGACCACACCCCCGACCTCGGGCATGTGGCGATAGACATAGGCGTGAGCAGCGGTGTCCGATGACGGGGCGAGAACCCCGTCGATGAGATTGCCGTGCAGATCACACACCACCATGTCGTCGGGCGTCAACGAGTCATAGTCGGCACCTGAGGGTTTGATGACCATCAGATCCTGATCGGGAACCCGGGCGGACACGTTACCGGCTGTCCAGATGACCAGCTCGTAGTGCGTCAGTTGCGAATGCAGATCGCAGACCTGGCGACGCAGTCCGGCGATGACCCGGTCGATATCGGAGGTGATGGTCATGAGGTGGGCTCCATAGCGGTTTCCGGTGATCCGATACGCCGGAGTCGGCGCATCATGTCGTTGCCGCGACCGAACCAGTCGTAGGCGGTGACGTACTCGCGGTAGAGCTGTTCGTAGGCAGCAACATTGGCAGGAATCGGGGTGTAGGCGTTGCGGTGCCGCCGGCCCATTTGTTTGGCCGCGGTGCGCACATCGCTGAATTCGCCTGCTGCCGTTGCGGCGTGGATGGCCGAGCCCAGCGCGGGAGCCTGCGTGGACGGCACCACCGACAGAGGCAGTCCGACAGCGTCGGCGTAGATCTGCATGAGTAGCTTGTTCTTCAACAGCCCGCCGGCGACCACCAACTCGGTCACCGGGACGCCGTTGGCGACGAACGTCTCCACGATCATCCGGGTGCCGAACGCGGTGGCCTCCAGCAGCGCCCGGTACATGTCGACACAGGTGGTCGCCAACGTCTGCCCGATCATCACGCCCGACAGTTCGTGATCGACGAGTACCGAGCGGTTTCCGCTGTGCCAGTCGAGCGCGACGAGTCCGTGTTCGCCGACCTGTTGGCGACCGGCAAGCTCGGTCAGATACTCATGAAGCGACAGATCTCGACGACGCGCCTCGACCTGATGGCTCTCCGGGACGCAGTTGTCGACGAACCAGCCGAAGATGTCTCCGACCCCTGACTGCCCTGCTTCGTATCCCCAACTGCCCGTTCCTATTCCGCCGTCGACCACGCCACACATCCCGGGCACCTCACGCAGCACCTCGGCGTTCATCACATGGCAGGTCGAGGTTCCCATGATCGCCACCAGTTGCCCTGACTCCATCGCGTCGGCCGCCGCGACGGTGACGTGGGCGTCGACGTTGCCGACGGCGACGGGGATCCCGCTCGGCAGTCCGGTCCACTGGGCCGCCTGCTCGGTCAGATACCCGGCCCGCTCCCCCAGTTGGCCGATCGGGTGATCCAGTTTGTCGGTGACGAAGCCGGCGAACTCCGGGCGCACCGATGCGAGAAACTCCCGGGACGGATACCGGCCGTCCTGGCGGATTCCTTTGTAACCGGCACTGCAGGCATTGCGGACATAACTGCCCGACAGCTGCCAGACGATCCAGTCCGCCGCTTCCACGAAGTGGTCCATGGCGTGGTAGACCGCCGGGTCCTCGTCGAGGATCTCCAGCGCCTTCGCGAACTCCCATTCACTCGAGATCAACCCGCCGTAGCGCGCAAGCCAATACTCTCGCCGCTGTGCGGCAACGGCATTGATTCGATCGGCCTGAGGCTGAGGGGAATGGTGACGCCACAGCTTGACGTAGGCATGTGGGCGATCGTGGAACTCCTCGAGATCGGAGAGCGGGGTTCCATCGGCGCGCACCGGCACCATCGTGCAGGCCGTGAAATCGGTACCGATCCCGACGATGTCAGTGGGATCAACACCTGCCCGCACGACGGCCTCCGGCACGGCGGTGCGCAGCACATCGAGGTAGTCGCCAGGCATCTGCAGCGCCCACTGCGGCGGAAGCCGGACTTCGCTTCCGGGAAGCCTTTCGGTGATCACACCGTGCGCATAGGAGTGCTCGGCACTGGCGAGTTCCCGGCCGTCGCTGACGCGCACGACCAGTGCCCTACCTGAAAGGGTGCCGAAATCGACTCCCACTGTGTACTTCTCGCCACTCACAGCGCCTCCTCGTGCATTGCAGTGCTGTCACGGATGATCAGTTGAGGGGGCAGGAGCGGCACACTGGCAGTCGACCCGTCCAGCGTCGCCATGACGAGGTCGATCGCGCGCTGACCGATCGCCTGGAAGTCCTGGCGGACGGTGGTCAGAGCGGGATTGAGGTATCCCGCTTCGGGGATGTCGTCGAATCCGACGACGCTGATGTCGCCCGGGACCGACAGGCTCGCTTCGGCGAACGCGTGGAGAACCCCGATGGCCATCTGGTCGTTGGCCACGAAAACGGCTGTCGCTTCTCCTCGGCGCACCAGCTCGCGACCGATCTCGTATCCGCGGGCAGGGGTCCAGTCCCCCTCCCAGAATTCCCGGGGGGCAAGTCCGGCACCACGCATCGCTTCCTCGTAACCGGTGCAGCGGCCCTTTGCCTCTGTCCAGTTCATCGGTCCGGCAACGTGGTCGATGGCCCGGTGCCCCAACTCGATGAGGTGCTGGGTGGCTTGTCGGGCACCGCCGATCTGGTCCACACCGACGCTGAGCCCGCGTCCCGACAGATCGCCTTCGACGACGATCAGCGGCAACCCCGCGTCGGCGGAGTGCACGACCGCCAGCGCGTCCTCCTGGGCGGCGATCATCACGATCGCCTCGACCGATTGCCGCGCCAGGTGATCGAGCGCGTCACGCAGCGTCTCCAGGGTGACCTCGGCCAGCGGCACCAGACTGGAGAAGTAACCTGCTGCCCGGGCGGCCTCCTGCACCGACCGCTGGATGCTCGAGGGTCCGTACAGCGCGCTGTTGGTGCCGACGATCCCGATGATTCCGGACCGTCGCGTCACCAGGGCCCGGGCGGCCGTGTTGGGTCGGTACCCGAGTTCCTCGATGGCCTGCTGGACTCTGGCCTTCGTCTCCGGCCGAATGCTGGCGGATCCGTTGATGACTCGCGACACCGTTTGGTGACTGACGCCTGCAAGTCGTGCGACGTCCGCCATCACGGGCTTCGCTGTGATCGGCTGGGCTGGCTGGCTGCTCATCCGGGCTTCCTCACCACTAGTCGTTGCACCAGGACGAATATCAGCAAGAGCACTCCTGTCATGATCCGGGTCTAGTACGAGTCGAGGTTCGCCGCGGTGACGAAAGTCTGAATGGTGCCCAGCACGAGCACCCCGACCACCGAGCCGAGCACGAAGCCGACGCCGCCGGAGAGCAGCACACCACCGATGACCGCCGCCGCGATGGCGTCGAGCTCCAGACCGACACCGTTGAGGCTGTATCCGGACAGCTTCTGGGCCGCCAGCAGCAGTCCGGCCAGGGCGGCACAGAGTCCACTGATCGCGTAGACCGAGACTCGTGACCGGGACGCGTTGAGCCCCATCAGCTGTGCGGAATGCCGGTTGCCTCCGACGGCGTACACCGTGCGGCCGAAACGGGTCTGGTGCAGGACATAAACGGCGATCACCACGACGGCGAGGGCGATCACCACAGTCCAGCGGATGAACTTGTCCTCGTAGAGATAGACGTAGTTCAACCCGACCTCACGGAGCACCGGATCGTTGATCGGCAGCGTGTCCACGCTGATCACGTAACACAGCCCGCGCGCCAGGAACATTCCGGCGAGGGTGACGATGAACGGTTGGACGTCGAAATACTCGATGACCAGGCCCATCATCAGGCCGAGGGTGGGTCCCACCACCAGCACGGTGCCCACGGCCAACGGCATCGGCCAGCCCGCCTGCAAGGTGGTGGCCACGATCACGGTGGACAGCGCCACCACCGAACCCACGCTCAGGTCGATACCACCGGTGAGGAGTACGAACGTCATCCCGACCGCGAGCACGATCAGATAGGCGTTGTCCACCAGAAGGTTCAGGAACACCTGGGCGGGGCTGGCGAAGTCGTAGCGGGTGATGACCGCGGAGAACATCACGACGAACAGCACCAACGAGGCCAACGGCGACAGGTAGCGCCCCCGGGCACGCTGCATCAGGTCTGTGGCGACGACACGAGGTCTCATCGCGGTCCGAGTGCTCATGTTGGGCTCATTTCATCGCCACCGCGGACGTCGACGACGTCGGTCCGGTTGCGGGCTCGGGGATCGAAAGCGGCATCGCTGCCGGTGCCGACCCAGGAGCCGAGTTGCCGGGTTGGCTGGTGGGTCGGGATCGGCGCCGCGAGAACATCTGCCGGAACTTGGGTGCCTGAAGCAGACAGACGGCGATGACCACCAGCGCTTTGAACACCAGCGTGGTCTCGGGGGTGATCCCCACGGTGTACACCGTCGTCGTCAGAGTTTGGATGATCAAGGCGCCCAGGATGGTTCCGGTCAGACTGAACCGTCCACCCAGCAGTGATGTGCCGCCGATGACGACCGCCAGGATGGCGTCCATCTCGATCCACAGCCCCGCGTTGTTGGCGTCGGCTGCCGAGATGTTGGACGCGATCATCAGACCGGCGACCCCGGCGCACAACGCGCAGAAGACGTACACCGCAAAAACGATCGATCGGTACCGCACACCCGCGAGCCGACTGGCATCGGGGTTGATACCGACGGACTCGAGCAGCATGCCCAGCGCGGTGCGCCGGACCAACAGCCCCACCAGCACGAACACCGACAGACTCACCAGGATCGCCACCGGTAGTCCGAAGGCGTAACCGGCCCCGAGCACCTTGAACGGTGCGCTGGTGACCGTGACGATCTGGCCGTCGGTGATGAACAGCGCGATTCCGCGGCCTGCCGTCATCAGGACCAGCGTGGCGATGATCGGCTGGACCCCGAACACCGAGACCAGCATTCCGTTCCACAGCCCCAGGCCCACGGCGACACCGAGTGCGATGCCCATCGCGGTGATGACGGTGCCCGCACCGGCCGGATCCGCGGCTGAAGCGATGTGGGCACACGCCAGCGCGCCGCTGACCGCCACCACCGCACCGACGGACAGATCGATTCCGCGCGACGCGATCACCAGTGTCATGCCGAGCGCCACCAGCATGGTGGGCGCGCCGTTGCGCAGAATGTCGATGAGGCTGCCGAAGAGGTGGCCGTCCTGCACGCGGATGCTCAGGAAGCTGGGTGTCAGAACAACATTCACAGCCAGCAGCGCCGCCAGCGCCAACGCCGGCCACACCAGCGGTGACGCGGTCAGTTTCTTGATCACTGCTCACTCCCCCCGGCGATGAGCGCGGTCAGTTCCCGCACAGTGCACTCCGTGCCGACCTCGGCGATGCAGTGCCCCTCTCGCAGAACCGCGATCCGATCGCTGATCCGCGCGACCTCGTCGAGCTCAGCGGAGATGAACACCACCCCCATGCCGTCGGTCGCCAGATCGGCGACCAGCTTCTGGATCTGTGCCTTGGCACCCACGTCGATGCCCCTGGTGGGTTCGTCGAGGATGAACAGCTGCGGCTCGGTGATCAACCACCGCGCAAGCAGTACCTTCTGCTGGTTGCCGCCGCTGAGGTTCTTCACCAGCGCCCACGGATCGCGGGGCCGGATGTCGAGGGCCTCCATGTAGCGACCCACCAGATCGTCTTTGGTCTTCTTCGACAGCGGCCGCGCGAACCCGCGTCGGGCCTGCAGTGCCAGGACCAGGTTGTCGCGGATGGTGAGCTCGCCGATGATCCCCTCGCCCTTGCGGTCTTCGGAGGAGAACGCGAAACCTTTGGCGATCGCGGCGCGCGGGGAACGCACCGACGCCGCCTTGCCGTTGACGGTCACCCGGCCGCTGCTCGCCCGGTCGGCACCGAAGAGCAAGCGCGCCAACTCGGTTCGGCCCGATCCCAGCAGACCTGCCAGGCCAACCACCTCGCCGCGGTGAACCTGGAAGTCCACCGGATGAACCGCAGGCGGGCGCGCGATGCCCTGTGCGCTGAGAATCGTCTCACCGGCAGCGACGCTGTCCGCGGCGACGGTGTCCCTGATCTCCTCCAGTAGATCGAGTTCGTGGCCGAGCATCGCGGCCACCAGCTTCACTCTGTCCAGCGCCGCCGTCGGGTATTCGCCGACCAGACGACCGTTGCGCAGGACCGTCATTCGATCGGATATCTCGTAGACCTGGTCGAGGAAATGGGAGACGAAGAGAATCGCCGTGGCACCGTCGCGCAGGCGTCGCATCACGCGGAACAGTTCGGCGACCTCGTCGGCGTCGAGGCTCGACGTCGGCTCGTCGAGGATCAGCACCCGCGCAGATACCGCCGTCGCGCGGGCAATCGCGACAAGCTGCTGAAGGGCGATCGGGTGGGCGCCCAGGGTTGAGCTGGGATCGATGGTCAGATCGAGGTCGCCGAGCAGCTCCGCCGCCCGACGGTTCATCGCGCGGTAGTCGATACGCCCCAGCCGGCGCGGTTCTCGGCCCAACAGGATGTTCTCTGCGACAGTCAGATTGGTGCAGAGGTTCACCTCTTGGTAGACGGTGCTGATGCCTGACTCCTGCGCCTGGCGCGGGCCGGTGAAGCGCTGTTCGACGCCGTCGACGGTGATGCTGCCGGAGTCGATGTCGTAGACGCCGGTGAGCGCTTTAATCAGGGTCGATTTGCCGGCGCCGTTCTCACCCATCAGGGCGTGGATCTCGCCAGGCAGCAGCCGGAAGTCGACGCCGTCGAGGGCCTTCACACCCGGGAAGTCGATGGTGACCGCGCGCATCTGGACCACCGCGGCGTCGCTACGCCCGGAGACCGGTGCTGTCATCGAGGAGTCCTTAGGTAGTGGTTGATGCCGCCCGGGCCGCAAGGGGTCCGGTCCGGGCGGCATCAACGGTTCGTGTTTCAGTACTTGCGATCGGGCAGTACCGCGGCCGCGTGCTGCTGGTCGAAGGTCTCATCCGGGGTCACCACGCGGGTCGGGACCTCTTCACCGGCGACCACCTTCTCGGCCAAGGTCATCAACTCGGGGCCGAGCAGCGGATTGCACTCCACGATGAAATTGAACTTGCCGTCGGCGAGAGCCTGCATACCGTCGCGGGTGGCATCGATGGCCACGATCTTGATGTCCTGACCCGGTGTCATTCCGGCCGCCTCGATGGCTTCCATCGCCCCGAGCGCCATGTCATCGTTCTGCGCGAAGACCAGGTCGATCGCCGGGTTGGCCTTGAGAAAGGCCTCCATCACCTGCTTGCCGCCCGAACGGGTGAAATCACCGGTCTGCGAAGAGATCACCGTGAGCTTGGGGTCCGCAGCGATCGCCTCGGCGAAGCCCGAACTGCGTTCCATCGCCGGGTCCGAACCGGTCGTGCCCTCGAGTTGAACGATGTTGACCGGCCCTGGGGCCGACGCATACTCCTTGACCACCCACTCGCCCGCCCACTGCCCTTCCCGGACGAAGTCCGCCCCGACGAAGGTCTTGTAGACGTCGGGTTCCTGGGTGTCGACGGCACGATCGGTGAGGATGACGGGAATCGCGGCATTTTTGGCTTCCAGCAGGACGGCGTCCCATCCGGTGCGCACCACCGGGCTGAACGCGATCACATCAACACGCTGCTGGATGAACGAGCGGATCGCAGAGATCTGGTTCTCCTGCTCGCCGTTGGCGTCGGAGAATTTGAGGTCGATGTCGGCGTCCTGCGCAGCGTCCTGGATGGACGTCGTGTTCGCGGTGCGCCACCCACTCTCGGCGCCCACCTGAGAGAAGCCCATCGTGATCTGCCCGTCACCAGACCCCTCGCCGTCACCGCCGCCCGGGGCGGGTCCGCTGCCGCACGCGGCCAGCGCGCCCACGGTCACGATGCCGATCACCGAAGAGAGAAATCTATTCACGACTGCTCCTTAATAGTGTCTGTTTGCCCAGTTCAAGCCCGTGCCGGATCAGGTTCGGCAGGCCGCGGAAGATGCGGGAAACGATGTGACCGGCATTACACCTTCCGGATGTTAACGCTCACATCGAACCGCTGTCAACGATTTTGTTAGCGCTCACATTTGTTGGCGTGAAGTCTTGACAAGGCCGTGAGGAGAGTCACAAGATCGTTGATGTTAACGCTCACATCACCTGCGGCCCGCCGCGCGGGATCCGCGATGTCGAGCAAGCCAAACCGGAGGATTTCATGCGCAAGAGCTTTGTTCGCGTCGTGGGTGCACTGGCCGCGGTAGCCGTACTCACCAGCGTCGGCTGCGGCCGTTCGACACCGACCGAGGCCGCCCAGAGCGGTGGCGAGCGCACGGGCACCGTCGGCATCGCGATGCCGACCAAGTCGTCCGAGCGCTGGGTCGCCGACGGGGACAACATGGCCGAGCAGTTCCAATCGCTCGGCTACGAGACCGACCTGCAGTACGGCGACGACGTGGTGCAGAACCAGGTGTCGCAGGTCGAGAACATGATCACCAAGGGCGTCCGGGTCCTCGTCATCGCACCCATCGACGGCTCGTCACTGACCAACACCCTGCAGCGCGCTGCCGATGCCGGCATTCCGGTCGTCAGCTACGACCGGTTGATTCGTGGGTCCGAAAACGTCGACTACTACGCGACATTCGACAATTTCCAGGTCGGGGTCCTGCAGGCGTCCTACATCGTCGACACCCTCGGTCTGGAACAGAACGAGGGACCGTTCACCGTCGAACTATTCGCCGGGTCTCCCGACGACAACAACGCGACCTTCTTCTTCGACGGCGCGATGAGCGTGCTTCAGCCCTACATCGACAGCGGCAAGCTTGTCATCAGGAGCGGTCAGACGTCGTTCGACCAGGTGGCCACGCTGCGCTGGGACGGCGGGCTCGCTCAGTCACGGATGGACAACCTGCTGAGCCGTTCCTACACCAGCGGTCGGTTGGATGCCGTGCTGTCCCCGTACGACGGCATGTCCCTCGGGATAATCTCCGCGTTGAAGAGCTCCGGTTACGGCACGCCCGCCAATCCGCTGCCGGTCGTCACCGGACAGGACGCCGAGTTGGCGTCGGTGAAGTCGATCATCGCCGGCGAGCAGACCCAGACTGTCTTCAAGGACACCCGCGAGCTCGCGAAAGCCGCCGTGCAAATGGCTGATTCGCTGCTCACCGGCGGTTCGCCGGAGGTCAACGACACCAACACCTACGACAATGGGACGAAGGTGGTGCCGGCGTATCTCCTCGAGCCGGTCAGCGTGGACAAGAACAACTACCAGAACGCCCTCGTCGAGTCCGGGTACTACACCGCGGCACAGGTCGCCTGATGGACCGCACCGCCGCGCCACTACTCGAGATGCGGGACATCACCAAACGATTCGGCAACGTGACGGCCTTGTCCGAGGTCAACCTGACCGTGCACCGGGGTGAGATCCACGCGATCTGCGGTGAGAACGGCGCCGGAAAGTCGACGCTGATGAAGGTGCTCAGCGGGATCTATCCGCACGGCAGCTACTCCGGTGAGATCGTCTTCGACGGTCGGCCAGGCGATTTCAAGGACATCCGATCCAGTGAACGCCGCGGCATCGGGATCATCCACCAGGAACTCGCACTGGCCCCGGTGCTGTCCATCGCCGAGAACATCTTCCTCGGCAACGAGCACGCCTCGGCGGGGGTGATCAGCTGGCACGAGACCATGACCCACGCTCAACAACTGCTCGATCGGGTGGGTCTGAGCGAGAGCCCCCGTACTCGCATCTCCGACATCGGCGTCGGCAAGCAACAGCTCGTCGAGATCGCCAAAGCGCTGTCCAAGAAGGTGCAGCTACTCATCCTCGACGAGCCGACCGCAGCCCTCAACGACGAGGACAGCCGCCATCTGCTCGACCTGATCGTCGAGCTCAGAGGCCAGGGTCTGACCTGCATCATCATCTCGCACAAGCTCAATGAGGTGATGCGCGTCGCCGACAACATCACGATCCTGCGCGATGGCCGCACCATCGAGACTCGCGCTGTTGAGCATGAGCTCACCGAAGAGCACATCATCCGGGGCATGGTGGGCCGCGACATGGTCGACCGCTTCCCGGAGCGGTCGACTCACCCCATCGGCGAAGTCACCTTCGCCATCAACGACTGGACCGTGTTCCACCCACTCGATCAGCAGCGCAAGGTCGTCGACGATGTCTCCATCAACGTCCGGCGTGGTGAGATCGTCGGCTTGGCCGGGTTGATGGGAGCGGGCCGCACCGAGCTCGCAATGAGTGTCTTCGGCCGCAGCTACGGCAAGAAGGCCGGCGGAACGGTTTTCAAAGATGGACAAGAGATTCAGACGCGCACGGTGTCTGAAGCAATCGCGCATCGCATCGCCTACGCCACCGAGGACCGAAAGCACTATGGGCTCAACCTGATGGACGACATCGCCCGCAGCGTGACTCTGGCGTCGCTACCCAAGGTGAGCAGGATGTCGATCATCAACGAGCACGAAGAGACCGTCGTCGCCGAGCGGTTCCGAAAGGACATGCGCATCAAGGCGCAGTCGGTGAAGGCCACCACGGGAAACCTGTCGGGCGGCAACCAGCAGAAGGTGGTGCTCAGCAAGTGGATCTTCGCGGACCCGGACGTGCTGATCCTCGACGAACCCACCCGCGGCATCGACGTCGGTGCCAAGTACGAGATCTACATGATCATCAATTCTCTTGCTGCGCAGGGAAAGGCGGTCATCGTGATCTCCTCCGAACTCCCGGAGCTGATCGGCATGTGTGACCGCATATACACCCTCAACGAGGGTCGTCTCACCGGTGAGGTGGCACGCGAGGACGCCGCGCAGGAGACGTTGATGCGCTACATGATGAAGGGACGCACTTAGATGACCGCCTCTCCCACGGTGAGCACACCGGCCGACGCACCGGCGCCGCCGCCATCGGATTCGCCCGTCGCACGACTGCGAACGGCGCTGCAGGGCAACTTCCGGCAGTACGGCATGGTCGTCGCGCTGCTCCTGATCGTGCTGCTCTTCCAGGTTCTGACCGACGGCATTCTGCTCAAGCCGCTCAACGTCACCAACATCGTTCAGCAGAACGGCTACATTCTGATCCTCGCGATCGGAATGGTCATCGTGATCATCTCGGGACACATCGATCTGTCGGTGGGATCCATCGCCGGATTCGTCGGCGCCATGTCGGCGGTGTTGATGATCACCCACGACATGCCCTGGCCCGTCGCCGTGGTGCTCTGCCTGCTTCTGGGTGCACTGATCGGCGCGTGGCAGGGTTTCTGGATCGCCTACGTCGGCATTCCGTCGTTCATCGTGACGCTGGCCGGGATGCTGGTGTTCCGCGGGGCAACCCAGTACCTGTTGGAGGGGCAGTCGATCGCGCCCTTCCCGAGTAGTTTCGGTCAGGTCAGCAGCGGGTTCCTTCCCGAGATCGGCGGCAGCAGCCTCTACCACTGGCCGACCATGATCCTCGGTGCGGTTGTCACGATCGCGGCTCTGTGGCAACAGGTTCGACAGCGAAGGACGCAGTCACACTACGGATTCGACGTCCTGCCGGTGGGTTGGTTCGCCGCGAAGTGCGCGGCGATCGTCGTGGCGCTCGCCGCATTCACCCTCCTTCTCGCCAGCTATCGAGGGGTGCCGGTCGTCGGCATCGTCCTGGTGGTCGCGTTCGTCATCTACGCCTTCGTCATGCGCTCGACCGTGTTCGGGCGGCAGGTCTACGCGGTCGGCGGCAACGTGGCAGCCGCGAGGCTGTCCGGTGTGAAGACCAAGCGGGTGACGTTCCTGGTTTTTGTGAACATGGGTCTGCTCTCCGCGCTGGCCGGACTGCTGTTCGCCGCGCGACTGAATTCCGCCACTCCGCAGGCGGGTATCGGGATGGAGTTGGAGGCGATCGCCGCCGCGTTCATCGGCGGCGCGTCGGCCAACGGTGGCGTCGGGACGGTGTTCGGGGCCATCATCGGCGGTTTTGTCCTCGGTGTGCTGAACAACGGAATGTCGCTGATCGGTATCGGCAGCGACGTGCAGCAGGTGATCAAAGGACTGGTCCTGCTGGCCGCGGTCGGATTCGACGTCTACAACAAGAAGAAGGGCGGATCCTGACATGCCGGGCGGAGGCATCGCGGATCGCTTCGAACATGACATCGTGACATTCATGCGTAGCTGGGCACCCTACGGCGGACCTCCCGCCGACGAGGTACTACCCGAGTTCGGGCTGACACGAGATCAACTGGTGCACCGCTATCAGCAGATCGTCACCACCGAGATCGCACGTCGGGAACAGGAGCGGCGCCACCAACCCTGGTTGGCGCTGCGCCGGGCCGGCCTCCACGAGGAAGGGCAGCAGTCGGCGCGATGACACCCAC from Mycobacterium sp. DL includes:
- a CDS encoding ABC transporter permease; this encodes MIKKLTASPLVWPALALAALLAVNVVLTPSFLSIRVQDGHLFGSLIDILRNGAPTMLVALGMTLVIASRGIDLSVGAVVAVSGALACAHIASAADPAGAGTVITAMGIALGVAVGLGLWNGMLVSVFGVQPIIATLVLMTAGRGIALFITDGQIVTVTSAPFKVLGAGYAFGLPVAILVSLSVFVLVGLLVRRTALGMLLESVGINPDASRLAGVRYRSIVFAVYVFCALCAGVAGLMIASNISAADANNAGLWIEMDAILAVVIGGTSLLGGRFSLTGTILGALIIQTLTTTVYTVGITPETTLVFKALVVIAVCLLQAPKFRQMFSRRRSRPTSQPGNSAPGSAPAAMPLSIPEPATGPTSSTSAVAMK
- a CDS encoding LacI family DNA-binding transcriptional regulator; protein product: MSSQPAQPITAKPVMADVARLAGVSHQTVSRVINGSASIRPETKARVQQAIEELGYRPNTAARALVTRRSGIIGIVGTNSALYGPSSIQRSVQEAARAAGYFSSLVPLAEVTLETLRDALDHLARQSVEAIVMIAAQEDALAVVHSADAGLPLIVVEGDLSGRGLSVGVDQIGGARQATQHLIELGHRAIDHVAGPMNWTEAKGRCTGYEEAMRGAGLAPREFWEGDWTPARGYEIGRELVRRGEATAVFVANDQMAIGVLHAFAEASLSVPGDISVVGFDDIPEAGYLNPALTTVRQDFQAIGQRAIDLVMATLDGSTASVPLLPPQLIIRDSTAMHEEAL
- a CDS encoding ABC transporter substrate-binding protein; the encoded protein is MNRFLSSVIGIVTVGALAACGSGPAPGGGDGEGSGDGQITMGFSQVGAESGWRTANTTSIQDAAQDADIDLKFSDANGEQENQISAIRSFIQQRVDVIAFSPVVRTGWDAVLLEAKNAAIPVILTDRAVDTQEPDVYKTFVGADFVREGQWAGEWVVKEYASAPGPVNIVQLEGTTGSDPAMERSSGFAEAIAADPKLTVISSQTGDFTRSGGKQVMEAFLKANPAIDLVFAQNDDMALGAMEAIEAAGMTPGQDIKIVAIDATRDGMQALADGKFNFIVECNPLLGPELMTLAEKVVAGEEVPTRVVTPDETFDQQHAAAVLPDRKY
- the araB gene encoding ribulokinase, translating into MSGEKYTVGVDFGTLSGRALVVRVSDGRELASAEHSYAHGVITERLPGSEVRLPPQWALQMPGDYLDVLRTAVPEAVVRAGVDPTDIVGIGTDFTACTMVPVRADGTPLSDLEEFHDRPHAYVKLWRHHSPQPQADRINAVAAQRREYWLARYGGLISSEWEFAKALEILDEDPAVYHAMDHFVEAADWIVWQLSGSYVRNACSAGYKGIRQDGRYPSREFLASVRPEFAGFVTDKLDHPIGQLGERAGYLTEQAAQWTGLPSGIPVAVGNVDAHVTVAAADAMESGQLVAIMGTSTCHVMNAEVLREVPGMCGVVDGGIGTGSWGYEAGQSGVGDIFGWFVDNCVPESHQVEARRRDLSLHEYLTELAGRQQVGEHGLVALDWHSGNRSVLVDHELSGVMIGQTLATTCVDMYRALLEATAFGTRMIVETFVANGVPVTELVVAGGLLKNKLLMQIYADAVGLPLSVVPSTQAPALGSAIHAATAAGEFSDVRTAAKQMGRRHRNAYTPIPANVAAYEQLYREYVTAYDWFGRGNDMMRRLRRIGSPETAMEPTS
- a CDS encoding sugar ABC transporter ATP-binding protein; translation: MTAPVSGRSDAAVVQMRAVTIDFPGVKALDGVDFRLLPGEIHALMGENGAGKSTLIKALTGVYDIDSGSITVDGVEQRFTGPRQAQESGISTVYQEVNLCTNLTVAENILLGREPRRLGRIDYRAMNRRAAELLGDLDLTIDPSSTLGAHPIALQQLVAIARATAVSARVLILDEPTSSLDADEVAELFRVMRRLRDGATAILFVSHFLDQVYEISDRMTVLRNGRLVGEYPTAALDRVKLVAAMLGHELDLLEEIRDTVAADSVAAGETILSAQGIARPPAVHPVDFQVHRGEVVGLAGLLGSGRTELARLLFGADRASSGRVTVNGKAASVRSPRAAIAKGFAFSSEDRKGEGIIGELTIRDNLVLALQARRGFARPLSKKTKDDLVGRYMEALDIRPRDPWALVKNLSGGNQQKVLLARWLITEPQLFILDEPTRGIDVGAKAQIQKLVADLATDGMGVVFISAELDEVARISDRIAVLREGHCIAEVGTECTVRELTALIAGGSEQ
- a CDS encoding sugar ABC transporter permease YjfF (membrane component of a putative sugar ABC transporter system) — translated: MSTRTAMRPRVVATDLMQRARGRYLSPLASLVLFVVMFSAVITRYDFASPAQVFLNLLVDNAYLIVLAVGMTFVLLTGGIDLSVGSVVALSTVIVATTLQAGWPMPLAVGTVLVVGPTLGLMMGLVIEYFDVQPFIVTLAGMFLARGLCYVISVDTLPINDPVLREVGLNYVYLYEDKFIRWTVVIALAVVVIAVYVLHQTRFGRTVYAVGGNRHSAQLMGLNASRSRVSVYAISGLCAALAGLLLAAQKLSGYSLNGVGLELDAIAAAVIGGVLLSGGVGFVLGSVVGVLVLGTIQTFVTAANLDSY
- the chvE gene encoding multiple monosaccharide ABC transporter substrate-binding protein; amino-acid sequence: MRKSFVRVVGALAAVAVLTSVGCGRSTPTEAAQSGGERTGTVGIAMPTKSSERWVADGDNMAEQFQSLGYETDLQYGDDVVQNQVSQVENMITKGVRVLVIAPIDGSSLTNTLQRAADAGIPVVSYDRLIRGSENVDYYATFDNFQVGVLQASYIVDTLGLEQNEGPFTVELFAGSPDDNNATFFFDGAMSVLQPYIDSGKLVIRSGQTSFDQVATLRWDGGLAQSRMDNLLSRSYTSGRLDAVLSPYDGMSLGIISALKSSGYGTPANPLPVVTGQDAELASVKSIIAGEQTQTVFKDTRELAKAAVQMADSLLTGGSPEVNDTNTYDNGTKVVPAYLLEPVSVDKNNYQNALVESGYYTAAQVA
- a CDS encoding L-ribulose-5-phosphate 4-epimerase, producing the protein MTITSDIDRVIAGLRRQVCDLHSQLTHYELVIWTAGNVSARVPDQDLMVIKPSGADYDSLTPDDMVVCDLHGNLIDGVLAPSSDTAAHAYVYRHMPEVGGVVHTHSTYATAWAARGEPIPCVLTMIADEFGGDIPVGPFALIGDDSIGRGIVEALRYSRSPAVLMRNHGPFTIGRTARDAVKAAVMVEDVARTVHISRQLGAAPTLDAADVAALFERYQNVYGQSSDTLQENQR